A region from the Serinus canaria isolate serCan28SL12 chromosome 10, serCan2020, whole genome shotgun sequence genome encodes:
- the LOC103816167 gene encoding threonine--tRNA ligase 1, cytoplasmic-like, producing the protein MAAAAPAEAVELRLSRQERELRWLAAEVGRLKEPQELRCPGSASPELQRLRAENEKLRYRLLHLRRSLAAELGRAAPAQPPADGEKVSSASPADAVNQIKEEKKKENEAVNQHQNDLQCVPTFIEDRLKLYEALKKEHDALLAYRAANQSKSIKITLTDGETVEGESWKTTPYQLAVGISQVLASNAIIAKVNGELWDLDRPLEGDCTLELLTFDNEEAKAVYWHSSAHILGEAMEEYFGGCLCYGPPIENGFHYDMYMEDRSVSSSEFPLLEDRCRNIIKEKQAFERLEIKKEILLDMFKYNKFKCRILNEKVKTPTTTVYRCGPLIDLCKGPHVRHTGKIKALKIVKSSSTYWEGKSDMETLQRIYGISFPDNKMMKEWEKVQEEAKNRDHRKIGKEQELFFFHDLSPGSCFFLPRGAFLYNTLVDFIRGEYRRRNFTEVVSPNVFNSKLWEASGHWQHYSENMFSFEIEKETFALKPMNCPGHCLMFAHRPRSWRELPLRLADFGVLHRNELSGTLSGLTRVRRFQQDDAHIFCTMEQIEEEIKDCLDFLKSVYAVFGFTFQLHLSTRPENYLGDLEIWDHAEKQLQNSLNNFGEQWSLNPGDGAFYGPKIDIKIKDAIGRYHQCATIQLDFQLPIRFNLTYVGKDGDDMKRPVIIHRAILGSVERMIAILAENYGGKWPFWLSPRQVMVVPVGPTSEQYAQQVCNQFFEAGFMSDVDLDQSCTLNKKIRNAQLAQYNFILVVGEKEKANNAVNVRTRDNKVHGEISVSSTIEKLKKFKTSQTANAEEEF; encoded by the exons atggcggcggcggcccccGCCGAGGCTGTGGAGCTGCGGTTGTCGCGGCAGGAGCGGGAGCTGCGCTGGCTGGCGGCCGAGGTCGGCCGGCTGAAGGAGCCGCAGGAGCTGCGCTGCCCCGGCAGCGCCAGCCCGGAGCTGCAGCGGCTGCGGGCTGAGAACGAGAAGCTGCGCTACCGCCTGCTGCACCTGCGCCGCAGCCTGGCGGCCGAGCTGGGCCGGGCGGCGCCGGCGCAGCCCCCGGCCGACGGAGAG AAAGTCTCCAGTGCAAGTCCAGCTGATGCAGTGAATCaaattaaagaggaaaagaaaaaggaaaatgaagctgtGAACCAACACCAGAATGAT CTCCAGTGTGTGCCAACCTTCATAGAAGACAGACTGAAGCTTTATGAAGCACTGAAAAAAGAACATGATGCTTTGCTAGCTTACAGAGCAGCCAACCAGAGCAAATCTATCAAAATTACTCTGACAGATGGGGAGACAGTTGAAGGGGAATCTTGGAAAACCACGCCATATCAATTAGCTGTAGGAATTAG tcAAGTGTTGGCTTCAAATGCAATCATAGCCAAAGTGAATGGTGAACTCTGGGATCTGGACCGTCCGCTGGAGGGAGATTGTACTCTAGAGCTGCTCACCTTTGATAATGAAGAAGCCAAAGCT GTTTATTGGCATTCAAGTGCTCACATTCTTGGAGAGGCCATGGAAGAATATTTTGGAGGCTGCTTATGCTATGGACCACCAATTGAGAATGGATTTCATTATGACATGTATATGGAAGACAG AAGTGTATCTAGTAGTGAATTCCCACTATTAGAGGACCGTTGTAGAAATATCATAAAAGAGAAACAGGCTTTTGAAAGgctggaaattaaaaaggagaTCCTGTTAGACATGTTTAAG TATAACAAGTTTAAGTGTCGTATCCTTAATGAGAAGGTGAAGACACCAACTACCACAGTATACAG ATGTGGTCCGTTGATTGATCTCTGCAAGGGGCCACATGTGAGACACACTGGAAAAATTAAGGCCCTTAAAATAGTTAAG AGTTCCTCTACATATTGGGAAGGAAAATCTGACATGGAAACTCTGCAGAGAATATATGGAATATCCTTTCCTGATAACAAAATGatgaaggaatgggaaaaaGTCCAGGAAGAAGCCAAAAACCGGGATCATAGGAAAATTGGAAAG GAGCAAGAACTCTTCTTCTTTCATGATTTGAGTCCTGGAAGCTGCTTTTTCCTCCCTAGAGGTGCCTTTCTTTATAACACACTCGTGGATTTCATACGG GGGGAATATCGCAGGCGTAATTTTACTGAAGTTGTATCTCCAAACGTCTTCAACAGTAAACTCTGGGAAGCTTCAGGACACTGGCAGCACTACAGTGAAAATATGTTCTCGTTTGAGATTGAGAAGGAAACCTTTGCCCTTAAACCCATGAATTGTCCAGGACATTG CTTGATGTTTGCCCATCGACCCCGATCCTGGAGGGAATTGCCTCTTAGACTTGCAGATTTTGGAGTTCTTCACCGAAATGAGCTCTCGGGCACTTTGAGTGGCTTGACTCGTGTAAGGCGCTTCCAACAAGATGATGCTCACATCTTTTGTACAATGgaacag attgaagaagaaattaaggACTGTCTTGATTTCTTGAAGTCAGTGTATGCTGTCTTTGGCTTTACCTTTCAACTGCATCTTTCTACAAGACCAGAAAATTATCTTGGAGATTTAGAGATCTGGGATCAtgcagaaaag CAACTTCAGAACAGCTTGAATAACTTTGGAGAGCAATGGAGTTTGAATCCAGGAGATGGAGCATTTTATGGTCCTAAG ATTGATATTAAAATCAAAGATGCAATTGGTAGGTACCATCAATGTGCTACCATCCAGCTTGACTTCCAGCTACCCATTCGGTTTAATCTTACTTATGTTGG taaggATGGTGATGACATGAAAAGGCCAGTGATTATTCACAGAGCTATTTTGGGATCTGTGGAGAGAATGATAGCTATTCTAGCAGAAAATTATGGAGGAAAATG GCCATTCTGGCTGTCTCCACGGCAGGTCATGGTTGTGCCTGTGGGCCCCACCTCGGAACAATACGCCCAGCAG gtttgCAACCAGTTTTTTGAAGCAGGATTTATGTCAGATGTGGATCTAGATCAAAGTTGCAcattaaacaagaaaattagaaatgcaCAGCTGGCTCAGTATAACTTCATTTTAG TGgttggagaaaaggagaaagcaaataATGCTGTCAATGTGAGAACCAGAGACAACAAAGTTCACGGAGAGATTTCAGTATCTTCTACTATTGAAAAACTCAAGAAATTTAAGACTTCACAAACTGCAAATGCAGAAGAAGAATTCTGA